One Salinicoccus roseus genomic region harbors:
- a CDS encoding YczE/YyaS/YitT family protein: MITNLTKRWLFYIVGLVILALGISLTIKGRLLGLSSWDVLHYGLWQTFGLTIGSWAIIAGATIVLFTAVITRRLPKLGVYINMVAVGVFIDIFNWLIPEFEGWTQHIIIFTVGLFVMAFGVAFYITPNLGAGPRDTLMLLLVEKFGLKISMARNIMELGAAVAGYLLGGPVFIGTVVIIVGLGKLIEMWLPLTRRLLVSFLGGEDDEIIRII; encoded by the coding sequence GTGATAACGAATCTGACAAAGCGCTGGCTGTTCTATATCGTGGGACTGGTGATTCTGGCTCTCGGAATCTCATTGACAATAAAAGGAAGGCTCCTCGGACTCAGTTCATGGGATGTGCTGCATTATGGACTGTGGCAGACCTTTGGTCTGACAATAGGAAGCTGGGCAATCATTGCCGGAGCCACAATCGTCCTATTCACTGCTGTCATCACACGGCGCCTGCCGAAACTTGGCGTCTACATCAACATGGTGGCGGTGGGAGTTTTTATTGATATCTTCAACTGGCTCATTCCTGAGTTTGAAGGGTGGACACAGCATATCATCATCTTTACGGTGGGTCTGTTCGTCATGGCATTCGGTGTAGCATTCTACATAACGCCGAATCTTGGCGCGGGTCCACGGGATACCCTGATGCTGCTGCTTGTCGAAAAGTTTGGATTGAAAATTTCCATGGCAAGGAATATCATGGAGCTGGGTGCTGCTGTCGCCGGATATCTCCTAGGGGGTCCGGTGTTCATCGGCACAGTCGTTATCATAGTCGGGTTGGGCAAGCTCATAGAAATGTGGCTCCCATTGACCCGTCGTCTGCTCGTCAGCTTTCTGGGCGGAGAGGATGACGAAATCATCAGGATCATATAG
- a CDS encoding PepSY domain-containing protein encodes MENRYKLASVLMSASLVMAACGGADENPDSADVDEVVEENEEFSSTEESAEESTEESTEESSGQSSGSTGDTIAPEDINHDAEEAVDAASENFDGELVEVELDDEDNQWIYKVDMESESEEYEVKLSVDDLSVVEEQTESDDDFDTDEHFSYGDAVPAEEAVQTAMDETNGELEGWTLDRDDGQLQYEVDMKNGDNGDSDVTINAENGEIVETDD; translated from the coding sequence ATGGAGAATAGATACAAGCTCGCAAGCGTCCTGATGTCTGCATCACTCGTAATGGCCGCGTGTGGCGGTGCCGATGAAAATCCTGATTCAGCAGATGTCGACGAAGTTGTGGAAGAGAACGAAGAATTCTCTTCAACCGAGGAGTCTGCTGAAGAATCAACCGAGGAGTCCACCGAGGAATCCAGTGGCCAATCTTCAGGCAGCACCGGTGATACGATTGCCCCTGAAGACATCAATCATGATGCCGAAGAGGCAGTGGATGCTGCATCAGAAAACTTCGATGGAGAACTTGTGGAAGTCGAACTCGATGACGAGGATAACCAATGGATATACAAAGTAGATATGGAGAGTGAATCTGAAGAATACGAGGTGAAATTGTCTGTGGATGACCTTTCCGTAGTAGAGGAGCAGACGGAGAGCGATGATGACTTCGATACGGACGAACACTTCAGCTATGGCGATGCCGTGCCTGCAGAGGAAGCGGTGCAGACTGCCATGGATGAGACCAATGGTGAACTGGAAGGCTGGACCCTGGATAGGGATGACGGACAGCTGCAATATGAAGTGGATATGAAAAATGGTGATAATGGAGATTCTGATGTGACCATCAACGCCGAGAACGGCGAGATAGTGGAAACGGACGACTGA
- a CDS encoding aminoglycoside phosphotransferase APH(3') → MHTFEIYEEYYDWAPLEGDSEARVHLLTYGGEDPPNMYQPQEPLIAKSYIDDVKRTRREYKRLLWMELNKINGVPKPVTLYEEAGAYMFYLALPGVDAEKFLQGQPPEVIVSTLKQIGRYLSFLHKQKIEGCPFVYSEDAVHTDLVFSHGDFRLSNVIVNENYITGSVDMIGIGVRDRYFDLAAMALDIERVLGREYLEYFYEGYRIKDHVDQKKMNQFIQLVEA, encoded by the coding sequence ATGCACACTTTTGAAATATATGAAGAATATTACGATTGGGCACCGCTTGAAGGGGATTCGGAAGCCCGGGTGCATTTGCTTACATACGGCGGGGAGGACCCGCCCAATATGTACCAGCCGCAGGAACCGCTGATTGCAAAATCCTACATTGATGATGTGAAGCGGACACGGCGGGAATACAAACGGCTGCTATGGATGGAGCTGAATAAGATCAATGGTGTGCCGAAGCCGGTGACATTATATGAAGAGGCCGGTGCCTATATGTTCTATTTGGCTCTTCCGGGCGTGGATGCCGAGAAGTTCCTACAGGGGCAGCCGCCTGAGGTCATCGTTTCCACACTGAAGCAGATTGGCAGATACTTGAGTTTTCTGCATAAGCAGAAGATTGAGGGATGTCCGTTCGTCTATTCTGAGGATGCCGTCCATACGGATCTGGTTTTCAGCCATGGGGACTTTAGACTCTCCAATGTAATAGTAAACGAAAATTACATTACAGGCAGTGTGGATATGATAGGAATTGGAGTAAGGGACCGGTATTTTGACCTTGCCGCCATGGCACTTGATATTGAGAGGGTCTTGGGTCGTGAATACTTGGAATACTTTTATGAGGGGTATCGGATCAAGGATCATGTCGATCAGAAAAAGATGAACCAGTTCATTCAGCTGGTGGAAGCATAA